Proteins encoded in a region of the Ptychodera flava strain L36383 chromosome 4, AS_Pfla_20210202, whole genome shotgun sequence genome:
- the LOC139131206 gene encoding uncharacterized protein — MVRDELEDFTWRCSRCSISSLVNAPPPCEEDSICFDRPITESSRLSPSSPPIDSELEEVPVFDASRDRAQPCSLSSVDFSNDIHFDQPHPLLEDSLAEDCLPSSLPNHEDHVITYEVIEGASQHGKPLLVDSNGYVYQAKTDKNKKTTWRSISTTRLRKLVMDFEAGLWGAVHVLFPEKTLQDCCFHWTQAVWHKVQQLGLQVAFMENGATHKRLMALPFLPHEHIPDAFNRREEKVRLTHNHW; from the coding sequence ATGGTTAGAGATGAACTTGAGGACTTCACCTGGCGTTGTTCACGTTGCTCCATCTCGTCATTAGTCAACGCTCCTCCTCCTTGTGAAGAAGATAGCATTTGTTTTGATCGACCTATCACCGAAAGCAGCCGTCTGTCTCCTTCCTCACCTCCTATCGATTCAGAACTGGAAGAAGTGCCCGTCTTTGATGCCTCCAGAGACCGTGCACAACCATGCTCCCTTTCTTCCGTTGATTTCTCCAATGACATTCACTTCGACCAACCCCATCCTCTGCTGGAAGATTCTCTTGCTGAAGATTGTTTGCCTAGCTCACTGCCCAACCATGAAGACCATGTCATAACCTATGAGGTGATCGAAGGTGCCTCTCAACATGGAAAACCTTTGCTTGTTGACAGCAACGGTTACGTGTACCAGGCAAAGACAGATAAGAATAAAAAGACAACATGGAGATCTATATCAACCACAAGGCTGCGGAAATTGGTTATGGACTTTGAGGCTGGTTTGTGGGGGGCGGTTCATGTGCTTTTTCCAGAGAAGACCCTGCAGGACTGCTGCTTCCATTGGACACAGGCAGTCTGGCACAAGGTGCAGCAGCTTGGCCTCCAAGTTGCCTTTATGGAAAATGGGGCGACCCATAAGAGACTTATGGCCTTGCCGTTCCTGCCACACGAACACATCCCAGATGCCTTTAATCGCCGAGAAGAAAAAGTGCGCCTGACACACAACCACTGGTAG
- the LOC139131207 gene encoding coiled-coil domain-containing protein 22 homolog, with the protein MEEVDNIIVHTLRQIGCDLPDEVDSLKKFSTELIVEAAAKCLRVITERTDISPTLPPGMSAKFRVGTALANACTEIGYTGEIGYQTFLYSSETEIRKLLLFLIEKLPRDSSEGADEPLATSALLQRGIASEISRQLKGTWTPSYCKSRGVCWRGVKQKQWNREGVIGMRGYQSCVLSVPHGVGDLTKKIPKDVKQYYSKDLPIISDQPPHSDDLPASVLEYNAAAVTAAQEWENEWNSSGLASRLSEQDYRARKRQRLQKKITEQLRQGIQKSEAANAAASSMDLTDLLNSISEKGAGRTKGSRFTHAEKLQFTQDDEKAAAQMGIGEGAGKVDTEEELQRKREEEAQGLRDKLNELASQIEAMEIDMKKFNAASQQMEEQISTQGKSKSEKEDAYKVKKRTLDLLPDAENNILKLQAVVDSSAQRLVNLANQWEKHRAPLIDQYRELREANEGKVSESQRKLEEIKEFREKMKTVADEARGKDELLKQLMSEYERMTKDVNRSAYTRRILEIVANIRKQKNDIDKILIDTKSLQKEINQLTGKLDRTFTVTDELIFRDAKKDEAVRKAYKYLAALHENCSLLVKTVEETGSIKREIRDLEDQIDSESNSKTSANLAKITADYKQMKKENDSLMAKLKGKA; encoded by the exons TGACTTGCCGGACGAAGTTGACAGTTTGAAGAAGTTCTCAACGGAACTGATCGTGGAAGCTGCAGCAAAATGTCTGCGTGTGATTACAGAGAGAACAGACATCTCTCCCACCTTGCCTCCTGGAATGTCTGCCAAGTTCCGCGTCGGCACAGCATTAGCCAACGCCTGTACG GAAATTGGCTACACAGGAGAAATAGGATACCAAACATTTCTCTACTCCAGTGAGACTGAAATAAGAAAGCTCTTGCTATTTCTGATTGAAAAGCTACCCAGAGACAGTTCTGAGGGTGCCGATGAACCCCTAG CCACATCAGCACTGTTGCAGAGGGGCATAGCATCTGAAATCTCCAGACAGTTGAAAGGCACTTGGACACCTTCATATTGTAAAAGTAGAGGTGTCTGTTGGAGGGGTGTTAAACAGAAGCAATGGAATCGCGAG GGCGTGATTGGTATGAGGGGATACCAGAGCTGTGTCCTGTCAGTACCTCATGGAGTTGGTGATCTTACAAAGAAAATACCCAAAG ATGTTAAGCAGTATTATTCCAAAGATCTGCCAATAATCAGCGACCAGCCACCGCATTCTGACGATCTGCCAGCATCAGTTCTGGAATACAATGCGGCAGCGGTGACCGCAGCACAGGAATGGGAGAATGAGTGGAACTCGTCGGGCCTGGCATCCAGACTGTCGGAACAG GACTACAGGGCCAGGAAACGACAGAGACTTCAGAAGAAAATCACGGAGCAGCTGAGACAAGGAATACAGAAGAGTGAGGCAGCAAATGCCGCCGCTTCCTCCATGGATCTAACGGATCTGTTGAATTCCATCAGTGAAAAGGGTGCCGGGAGAACCAAAGGATCAAGGTTTACACATGCTGAAAAGTTGCAGTTCACACAG GACGATGAGAAAGCTGCTGCCCAGATGGGCATTGGGGAAGGAGCTGGAAAAGTGGACACTGAAGAG gAACTTCAGAGGAAGCGAGAAGAGGAAGCACAGGGTCTGAGAGATAAGTTGAATGAATTAGCGTCTCAGATTGAAGCCATGGaaattgacatgaaaaaattcaatGCTGCCTCTCAACAG ATGGAAGAGCAAATATCAACGCAAGGAAaatcaaaatctgaaaaagaagATGCCTACAAAGTGAAGAAGAGAACTCTAGATCTCCTTCCAGACGCtgagaacaatattttaaaattacag GCTGTGGTTGATTCCAGTGCTCAGAGGCTGGTAAATCTGGCCAATCAGTGGGAGAAGCACAGAGCACCATTGATAGATCAGTACAGAGAACTCCGTGAGGCAAATGAAGGGAAAGTG TCTGAGTCCCAGAGGAAACTAGAGGAAATCAAGGAATTCCGGGAGAAGATGAAGACAGTGGCTGATGAAGCAAGGGGAAAGGATGAACTGCTTAAACAATTG ATGTCCGAGTATGAGCGAATGACGAAGGACGTCAACCGATCTGCGTACACTCGTAGGATTCTGGAAATCGTCGCCAACATTAGGAAACAGAAAAACGACATTGACAAG ATTCTTATAGACACCAAGTCACTACAGAAAGAGATTAATCAGCTGACTGGTAAATTGGACAGAACTTTCACAGTCACCGATGAACTCATATTCAGG GATGCAAAGAAGGACGAGGCCGTCAGGAAAGCTTACAAATACCTTGCAGCACTGCATGAG AATTGCAGTCTTCTGGTGAAAACTGTTGAAGAAACAGGAAGTATCAAGAGAGAAATCAGAGACTTAGAGGATCAG ATTGACAGTGAGAGCAACTCGAAGACCTCTGCCAACCTGGCCAAGATTACAGCCGACTACAAACAAATGAAGAAAGAGAACGACAGTCTGATGGCCAAGTTGAAAGGAAAAGCGTAG